One region of Endozoicomonas sp. Mp262 genomic DNA includes:
- the iolB gene encoding 5-deoxy-glucuronate isomerase, whose product MSSLLVKSEKRSHQHCITHITPESAGWKYVGFEVYELKTGDYLDFSGCDQEVCLVLVAGKCSVITEDSTLTDIGGRMSPFDKIPPHGVYLPMATDFRVIATTDLELAVCKAPGKSKIRKVRHLKPEDMTVMDRGEGTNQRLIHNILMPEHDADSLLITEVYTPGGHSSSYPPHKHDTDDMPRESYLEETYYHRLNPPQGFAFQRVYTDERDIDETMSVEDKDTVLVPRGYHPVAAPHGYELYYLNVMAGPTRAWKFHNDPDHEWMLN is encoded by the coding sequence ATGTCATCTCTTTTAGTAAAATCTGAAAAACGCAGCCATCAACACTGTATAACGCATATCACCCCTGAAAGCGCAGGGTGGAAATATGTGGGTTTTGAAGTTTATGAGTTAAAGACGGGTGATTACCTCGATTTTTCCGGGTGCGATCAGGAAGTATGCTTGGTTCTGGTGGCTGGAAAATGCTCTGTCATCACAGAAGATTCAACGCTGACCGATATTGGCGGACGAATGTCGCCCTTTGACAAGATACCGCCTCACGGGGTTTATCTGCCAATGGCAACCGATTTTAGAGTAATAGCAACCACTGACCTGGAACTGGCTGTATGTAAAGCACCCGGCAAAAGCAAAATACGTAAGGTGCGTCATTTGAAGCCGGAAGATATGACTGTTATGGATCGGGGAGAGGGAACAAACCAGCGCCTGATTCATAATATTCTGATGCCAGAGCATGATGCGGACAGCCTGCTGATTACTGAGGTTTATACTCCCGGGGGGCACTCATCCAGCTATCCTCCCCATAAACATGATACCGATGATATGCCAAGGGAATCTTATCTTGAGGAGACCTATTATCATCGTTTGAATCCACCCCAGGGGTTTGCTTTTCAGCGGGTTTATACCGATGAGCGGGACATTGACGAAACCATGTCTGTTGAGGATAAGGATACTGTCCTGGTTCCAAGGGGCTATCATCCTGTGGCAGCCCCCCACGGCTATGAACTTTATTATCTTAACGTAATGGCTGGACCCACCAGGGCCTGGAAGTTCCATAATGATCCTGATCATGAGTGGATGTTAAATTAG
- the iolC gene encoding 5-dehydro-2-deoxygluconokinase, producing the protein MELSLLKKIIYHKGWRHVVEKSLDIICIGRVAVDLYSQQIGSRLEDCRTMAKYLGGSSGNVAYGTARMGLRSAILARVGDDHMGRFLKEELESVGSDPSHLITDPERLTALVLLGIEDKDTFPLIFYRENCADMALCAEDIKEDAIASAKVLHITGTHFSRPETDAACRKAIGFARQNGTRTSLDIDYRPVLWGLTGKAEGENRFIANDKVTAHMQSIVPLFDLIVGTEEEVHIAGGTTNTIEALKAIRKLTNATIVLKRGALGASVYENEIPKMLDEGITVKGVRVDVLNVLGAGDAFMSGLLRGYVEQASWQQSLTYANACGALVVSRHGCAPAMPGKEELDYYLANAEQIQRPDLNDHLNYLHRVTCRHKDWPELCVLAFDHRKQLIEMAKEAGAPVDRIKKLKQLILEGAREGAKETDLGQRAGILCDDTFGQDVLNEVTGKGWWIGRPVELPGSRPLSIEHSDNVSRRLTSWPTEHVVKCLVFYHPDDKADLRFEQEQSVRAVYDDCCASGHELLLEVIPPKGMKTDDSLLLRTMKRFYNLGIRPDWWKVPSPKRSAWLEIQSLIKERAPHCRGVILLGLDAPVDQIRKGFNAAAGIDICKGFMVGRTIFGEPSKAWLENKIDDPTFVRQIANNYIQLITLWNERKAS; encoded by the coding sequence ATGGAGTTATCGCTCTTAAAGAAAATAATTTATCACAAGGGGTGGAGACACGTGGTAGAGAAATCACTGGACATTATCTGCATTGGCCGGGTTGCCGTTGACCTGTACTCACAACAAATAGGTAGCCGTCTGGAAGACTGTCGCACTATGGCTAAATATCTCGGAGGCTCATCTGGTAACGTGGCATACGGCACTGCCCGTATGGGTTTAAGGTCAGCCATACTTGCCCGTGTAGGCGATGACCATATGGGGCGCTTTCTGAAAGAAGAGCTGGAAAGTGTCGGTTCAGACCCGAGTCACCTGATTACAGACCCTGAACGGTTAACAGCACTGGTACTTCTGGGTATTGAAGACAAAGATACCTTTCCATTGATCTTTTACCGTGAAAACTGTGCCGACATGGCACTATGTGCAGAGGATATAAAAGAAGACGCGATAGCATCTGCCAAGGTATTGCATATTACCGGCACACACTTTTCTCGCCCTGAAACCGATGCAGCCTGTCGCAAGGCTATTGGGTTTGCCCGCCAAAACGGAACACGCACATCGCTGGATATTGATTACCGACCCGTACTCTGGGGTTTGACCGGTAAAGCGGAAGGGGAAAATCGTTTTATCGCCAATGACAAGGTCACTGCCCATATGCAAAGCATTGTGCCGCTATTTGACCTGATTGTTGGCACCGAAGAAGAGGTCCATATTGCTGGCGGCACCACCAATACCATTGAAGCCCTTAAGGCCATCAGAAAATTGACCAATGCCACCATTGTTCTCAAGCGTGGAGCCCTGGGAGCTTCCGTTTATGAAAATGAAATCCCTAAAATGCTGGATGAAGGCATTACCGTTAAAGGTGTCCGGGTAGATGTCCTCAATGTCCTGGGAGCTGGCGATGCCTTTATGAGTGGCCTGTTAAGAGGCTATGTTGAACAAGCCTCATGGCAACAAAGCCTTACTTATGCCAACGCCTGCGGTGCCCTGGTTGTATCCAGACACGGCTGTGCCCCAGCGATGCCCGGCAAAGAAGAGCTGGACTATTACCTGGCCAATGCCGAGCAAATTCAGCGCCCTGATCTTAATGATCACCTTAACTACCTTCATAGGGTAACCTGTCGGCATAAGGACTGGCCTGAGCTGTGCGTACTGGCATTTGACCATCGAAAACAACTGATAGAGATGGCCAAAGAAGCCGGAGCCCCAGTGGATCGTATTAAAAAACTGAAACAACTGATTCTGGAAGGTGCTAGGGAGGGCGCAAAAGAGACAGACCTGGGTCAACGAGCAGGCATTCTCTGTGATGATACCTTCGGCCAGGACGTACTGAACGAAGTAACAGGCAAAGGGTGGTGGATTGGTCGCCCCGTTGAACTTCCCGGTTCACGCCCTCTCAGTATTGAGCACAGTGATAATGTCTCCCGACGCCTTACCAGCTGGCCTACAGAACATGTGGTGAAATGCCTGGTGTTCTACCACCCTGATGATAAGGCAGACCTACGTTTTGAGCAGGAGCAAAGTGTCCGGGCAGTTTATGACGATTGCTGTGCCAGCGGCCATGAGCTATTGCTGGAAGTCATCCCTCCCAAAGGTATGAAAACAGATGACAGTTTGCTGCTCAGAACCATGAAGCGCTTCTATAACCTGGGCATTCGCCCGGATTGGTGGAAAGTCCCTTCCCCCAAACGCTCTGCATGGCTTGAAATACAATCCCTGATCAAAGAACGAGCCCCCCACTGCCGCGGCGTTATTCTACTTGGCCTTGATGCACCGGTGGATCAAATCCGCAAAGGATTTAATGCTGCTGCCGGTATTGATATCTGCAAAGGCTTTATGGTGGGTCGCACGATCTTTGGAGAACCATCCAAAGCGTGGTTAGAAAACAAAATCGATGACCCCACTTTCGTACGACAAATAGCTAATAACTATATACAGCTGATCACACTTTGGAATGAGCGTAAAGCCAGCTAA
- a CDS encoding CoA-acylating methylmalonate-semialdehyde dehydrogenase — translation MEKVINYIDGHYVASESERAGAIYNPATGEQIREVALSTSGEAKKAIAAAKTAFPKWSATTPLRRSRVLFKFKELVEKHLDELATLISIEHGKVLSDAKSEMVRGLEVVEFACGIPHLQKGEHSLNVGTGVDSWSMMQPLGVCAGVVPFNFPAMVPMWMFPVALACGNTFVLKPSEKVPAVAMRMAELLKEAGLPDGVFNIVNGDKEVVDVLLTHEDVQAISFVGSTPVAEYIYKTASAHGKRVQALGGAKNHMVIMPDADMDGVVNALMGAAYGAAGERCMAISVAMPVGEETAERLIEKLLPQVEALRVGPGIIEGQENQMGALISKEHRAKVSHYVDKGVAEGATLLVDGRDLKVPGHEHGYFIGGSLFDQVKPDMTIYKEEIFGPVLSICRVPGFAEAVELINAHEFGNGTAIFTRDGRMAREFAQRIQVGMVGINVPVPVPMAFHSFGGWKRSLFGPLHMHGSDGVRFYTRMKAVTARWPDSEGYASSEFAMPTMK, via the coding sequence ATGGAAAAGGTCATTAACTATATCGACGGCCACTATGTGGCCAGCGAATCAGAACGCGCTGGTGCTATTTACAACCCCGCTACAGGTGAGCAAATCCGTGAAGTGGCATTATCCACTTCCGGTGAAGCCAAAAAAGCTATTGCCGCTGCAAAAACGGCTTTTCCCAAGTGGTCTGCAACAACACCACTGCGTCGCTCCCGGGTTTTATTCAAATTTAAAGAACTGGTTGAAAAGCATCTTGATGAACTGGCAACCCTGATTTCCATCGAACACGGTAAAGTTCTCTCTGATGCCAAAAGTGAAATGGTTCGCGGCCTGGAAGTGGTGGAATTTGCCTGTGGTATTCCCCATCTCCAAAAAGGTGAGCACTCCCTGAATGTAGGTACGGGTGTTGATAGCTGGTCCATGATGCAGCCACTGGGTGTCTGCGCTGGGGTTGTGCCATTCAACTTCCCGGCCATGGTGCCCATGTGGATGTTCCCTGTGGCTCTGGCCTGTGGCAACACCTTTGTACTTAAGCCTTCTGAAAAAGTGCCTGCGGTCGCCATGCGCATGGCTGAACTGTTGAAAGAAGCGGGCTTACCTGATGGTGTATTCAATATCGTTAATGGCGACAAAGAGGTGGTTGACGTTCTGCTAACCCATGAGGATGTGCAAGCCATCAGTTTTGTCGGCTCTACTCCCGTGGCAGAGTATATCTATAAAACGGCCTCCGCCCATGGCAAGCGGGTACAGGCGCTGGGTGGTGCCAAAAACCATATGGTCATTATGCCTGACGCCGATATGGACGGTGTGGTCAATGCCCTTATGGGCGCAGCCTATGGTGCCGCAGGGGAGCGTTGCATGGCGATTTCTGTAGCCATGCCAGTTGGTGAAGAAACCGCCGAACGATTAATTGAAAAGCTACTTCCTCAGGTTGAAGCCCTGCGGGTTGGTCCCGGGATTATAGAAGGCCAGGAAAATCAGATGGGGGCACTGATCAGTAAAGAACACCGAGCCAAAGTCAGCCACTATGTAGATAAGGGTGTTGCTGAAGGAGCAACGCTTCTGGTGGATGGTCGCGACCTTAAAGTGCCAGGCCATGAACACGGTTACTTTATCGGTGGCTCCCTATTCGACCAGGTTAAACCTGATATGACCATTTACAAAGAAGAAATCTTTGGACCAGTGTTATCTATCTGCCGGGTTCCTGGTTTTGCTGAAGCCGTTGAGCTAATTAATGCCCATGAGTTCGGTAATGGTACCGCTATCTTTACCCGTGATGGCAGGATGGCCCGAGAGTTTGCCCAGCGTATTCAGGTGGGTATGGTGGGTATTAACGTACCAGTCCCTGTACCAATGGCATTCCATAGCTTTGGTGGCTGGAAACGATCACTATTTGGCCCACTGCATATGCACGGCTCTGATGGTGTACGTTTCTATACCCGGATGAAGGCCGTAACCGCTCGCTGGCCTGATAGTGAAGGCTATGCATCTTCCGAGTTTGCCATGCCAACAATGAAGTAA
- a CDS encoding ISAs1 family transposase, whose protein sequence is MSAKALFSKFTSLTDKRDPKKSTHILAEVMFISVCAILCGADDWNGIRLFAEHKEGWLRKHLTLPGGIPVAVTFNRIFATLDPEEFRKIFIQWIRDVLSGLELSDSKIVALDGKTVKGSAWNKGKDAIHMLNAWCTEAGLSLGQYKVDEKSNEITAIPELLKLLELSGSLVTIDAMGCQKKIATAILKKEADYLLAVKGNQRKLYGEVTRLFDQYWQDNLEDAPDHYFAEQEGKEHGRMEHRRCWVINDVTEDSNAASWKAKTIAAIQLDSSKKGKGKTLIRYFICSRQLSAAEVLQATRKHWLIENQLHWVLDVAFDEDRCRAREGFAAENLAVARQVTLNLLKLDTTVKAGIKNKRKTCGWNEDYMMQVLKLVDL, encoded by the coding sequence ATGTCTGCCAAAGCCCTTTTTTCCAAGTTTACATCGCTTACCGACAAACGAGACCCGAAGAAGTCAACACATATTCTTGCAGAGGTTATGTTCATCTCAGTTTGTGCCATTCTCTGTGGTGCAGATGATTGGAATGGCATTCGCTTGTTTGCTGAGCACAAGGAAGGCTGGCTCCGTAAGCACTTAACCTTGCCTGGCGGTATTCCAGTAGCGGTTACATTCAATCGTATTTTCGCCACTCTTGACCCGGAAGAGTTTCGCAAAATCTTCATCCAGTGGATTAGGGATGTTCTTTCCGGACTGGAGCTCTCTGATAGCAAGATAGTTGCTCTTGATGGCAAGACTGTTAAAGGTTCGGCCTGGAATAAAGGCAAAGATGCAATACACATGCTTAACGCTTGGTGCACAGAGGCTGGACTGTCGCTGGGTCAGTATAAAGTTGATGAAAAATCCAACGAAATTACGGCCATTCCTGAGCTGCTCAAGCTGCTTGAACTCAGTGGCAGCCTTGTCACTATCGATGCAATGGGCTGCCAGAAAAAAATTGCTACTGCAATCCTGAAAAAAGAGGCAGACTACTTGCTGGCGGTGAAAGGCAACCAGAGAAAACTCTATGGAGAAGTGACTCGACTCTTCGATCAATACTGGCAAGATAATCTGGAAGATGCTCCTGACCATTACTTTGCGGAACAGGAAGGTAAAGAGCATGGTCGTATGGAGCACCGCCGGTGCTGGGTTATCAATGATGTTACTGAGGACTCCAATGCTGCCTCATGGAAAGCCAAAACCATAGCCGCAATCCAGTTAGACAGTAGCAAAAAGGGTAAAGGGAAAACACTCATCCGTTACTTTATATGCAGCCGCCAGTTATCAGCTGCCGAGGTACTTCAAGCTACCAGGAAGCATTGGCTAATAGAAAACCAATTACACTGGGTGCTTGATGTGGCGTTTGATGAAGACCGCTGTAGGGCAAGAGAAGGGTTCGCAGCAGAAAATCTAGCTGTTGCCCGGCAGGTGACACTCAATCTTCTTAAGTTGGACACTACGGTGAAAGCCGGTATCAAGAATAAGCGCAAAACCTGTGGCTGGAATGAAGACTACATGATGCAAGTGCTCAAATTGGTTGATTTGTGA
- the tnpB gene encoding IS66 family insertion sequence element accessory protein TnpB (TnpB, as the term is used for proteins encoded by IS66 family insertion elements, is considered an accessory protein, since TnpC, encoded by a neighboring gene, is a DDE family transposase.) — MIRPAADTDVFLYSEPVDMRKSINGLATLVEQEMALSPFDRKLFVFCNRGRDKVKLLYWERNGFVLWYKRLEKFRFQWHWDSMPSHIDGDLLNRLLDGYDIRPPQPHPALTYTSMI, encoded by the coding sequence ATGATTCGTCCAGCGGCTGATACTGACGTATTCCTTTATAGTGAGCCCGTGGATATGCGTAAGTCTATCAATGGCCTGGCCACTCTGGTGGAACAGGAGATGGCTCTGTCCCCCTTTGACCGCAAGCTGTTTGTGTTTTGCAACCGGGGAAGAGACAAGGTGAAGCTGCTTTACTGGGAGCGCAATGGCTTTGTCCTCTGGTATAAGCGACTGGAGAAATTCCGGTTCCAATGGCACTGGGATAGCATGCCCTCCCATATTGATGGTGATCTTCTCAACCGACTGCTGGATGGCTATGACATTCGTCCTCCTCAACCTCATCCTGCGCTGACCTACACGTCAATGATCTGA
- a CDS encoding IS66 family transposase — protein MNDTLAHLPDDPTILKAYIAQLQGRLSTLEEHIRQLIRQRFGASSEKAPANQFGLFNEAEQDQPDNPDAVAKAEAEITVPAHQRKKPGRKPLPEALPRVRREHDLPEQEKVCSCCGSHDLHRIGEEVSEQLDIIPAKVQVIQNVRPKYACRHCEGSIQTAPMPPQPIPGSIATPGLLAYIATGKYVDGLPLYRQEQFVLNRLGVEVARATTAQWMVRCGELVQPLVNLMRDHLLESPLIHCDETHVKVLRESGKKAQSLSYMWVQVAEPVPDHRVILFDYDPSRSGSVPVRLLEGFKGYLQTDGYEGYAAIGRQEGIISQGCWAHARRKFNEAVKGLKKGVKTGKAYMGMAYIQKLYRIEREIKDCSCEEKKMIRQQKSRDILSQLRQWLDKSLPQTPPKTLLGKALNYLNNQWDKLIRYCDEGYLRMDNNLAENAIRPFVIGRKAWLFSTSQAGANASANLYSLVETAKACGLESYAYLKEVFTQLPAAKTLADIEQLLPWNQNSS, from the coding sequence ATGAACGACACCCTTGCACATCTTCCTGATGACCCCACTATCCTCAAAGCCTACATTGCCCAGCTGCAAGGCAGGCTTTCCACTCTTGAGGAACATATCCGGCAACTGATCCGGCAGCGCTTTGGCGCGTCTAGCGAAAAAGCACCAGCCAATCAGTTCGGCCTGTTCAATGAGGCCGAGCAGGACCAGCCTGACAATCCTGATGCAGTGGCAAAAGCAGAGGCAGAAATCACAGTCCCTGCCCATCAGCGCAAGAAGCCGGGGCGCAAGCCATTACCTGAAGCCCTGCCCAGGGTTCGTCGGGAACATGACCTCCCTGAACAGGAAAAGGTCTGCTCCTGTTGCGGTAGCCATGACCTGCACAGGATCGGCGAGGAAGTCAGCGAGCAACTGGATATCATTCCCGCCAAGGTTCAGGTTATTCAGAACGTGCGCCCAAAGTATGCCTGTCGCCATTGTGAAGGCTCCATCCAGACCGCACCCATGCCTCCCCAGCCCATACCGGGTAGTATCGCTACACCGGGCTTGCTGGCCTACATTGCCACCGGAAAATATGTGGACGGCTTGCCCCTGTACCGCCAAGAACAGTTTGTGCTGAACCGGCTCGGGGTTGAAGTGGCCAGGGCAACCACAGCCCAGTGGATGGTGCGTTGCGGTGAACTGGTACAGCCCCTGGTCAACCTGATGCGAGATCATTTACTTGAATCTCCGCTGATCCATTGTGACGAAACCCATGTCAAGGTGCTGAGGGAGTCAGGGAAGAAAGCACAGAGCCTGTCGTACATGTGGGTACAGGTGGCAGAGCCTGTTCCAGATCACAGAGTCATTCTATTTGATTATGATCCCAGTCGGAGTGGGTCCGTTCCTGTCAGGTTGCTGGAAGGCTTTAAGGGGTATCTGCAAACGGATGGCTATGAGGGCTATGCTGCCATAGGCCGACAGGAAGGCATTATCAGCCAGGGCTGCTGGGCCCATGCCCGGAGAAAATTCAATGAAGCGGTAAAAGGCCTGAAAAAAGGGGTAAAAACTGGAAAGGCTTATATGGGAATGGCCTATATCCAGAAGCTTTACCGTATTGAACGGGAAATAAAAGACTGTTCCTGTGAAGAAAAGAAAATGATCCGGCAACAGAAAAGCCGGGACATTCTCAGTCAGCTACGACAATGGTTAGATAAATCGCTACCACAAACGCCCCCTAAAACACTGTTGGGTAAGGCGCTTAATTACCTCAATAACCAGTGGGATAAACTGATTCGCTACTGCGATGAGGGTTATCTACGCATGGACAATAATCTGGCAGAAAACGCCATTCGCCCCTTTGTCATCGGGCGTAAAGCATGGCTGTTTAGCACCAGTCAGGCAGGCGCTAATGCCAGCGCTAATCTGTACAGTCTGGTAGAGACAGCGAAAGCCTGTGGCTTGGAGTCATATGCCTATTTAAAGGAGGTGTTTACCCAGCTACCCGCAGCAAAAACACTGGCGGATATTGAGCAACTGCTGCCATGGAATCAAAACTCTTCTTAA